The following proteins come from a genomic window of Mustela lutreola isolate mMusLut2 chromosome 6, mMusLut2.pri, whole genome shotgun sequence:
- the USP49 gene encoding ubiquitin carboxyl-terminal hydrolase 49 isoform X1: protein MDRCKHVGRLRLAQDHSILNPQKWCCRECATTESVWACLKCSHVACGRYIEDHALKHFEETGHPLAMEVRDLYVFCYLCKDYVLNDNPEGDLKLLRSSLLAVRGQKQDPPLRRGRTLRSMAAGEDAVPPQRAPQGQPQMLTALWYRRQRLLAKTLRHWFEKSSRGQAKLEQRRQEEALERKKEEARQRRREVKRRLLEELASAPPRKSARLLLHASRAADAPRPASPRAPTGGRLPPRRAPAMAPGVTGLRNLGNTCYMNSILQVLSHLQKFRECFLNLDPSQTQQLFPKAPNGKAPLSGRPAGGSATELSARSEGADACEREALCFNGGASISRSLELIQNKEPSSKHISLCHELHTLFRVMWSGKWALVSPFAMLHSVWSLIPAFRGYDQQDAQEFLCELLHKVQQELESEGTTRRILIPFSQRKLTKQVLKVVNTIFHGQLLSQVTCVSCNYKSNTIEPFWDLSLEFPERYHCIEKGFVPLNQTECLLTEMLAKFTETEALEGRIYACDQCNSKRRKSNPKPLVLSEARKQLMIYRLPQVLRLHLKRFRWSGRNHREKIGVHVVFDQVLTMEPYCCRDMLSSLDKETFAYDLSAVVMHHGKGFGSGHYTAYCYNTEGGFWVHCNDSKLNVCSVEEVCKTQAYILFYTQRTVQGNARISENQLQAQVQSSNNDEGRPRLIP, encoded by the exons ATGGATAGATGCAAACATGTCGGGCGGTTGCGGCTCGCCCAGGACCACTCCATCCTGAACCCACAGAAGTGGTGCTGCCGGGAGTGCGCCACCACCGAGTCCGTGTGGGCTTGTCTCAAGTGCTCTCACGTGGCCTGCGGCCGCTACATCGAAGATCACGCCCTGAAACACTTTGAGGAGACCGGGCACCCGCTAGCCATGGAGGTCCGGGATCTGTACGTGTTCTGTTACCTGTGCAAGGACTACGTGCTCAACGACAACCCGGAGGGGGACCTGAAGCTGCTCAGAAGCTCCCTGCTGGCGGTCAGGGGCCAGAAGCAGGACCCGCCGCTGAGGCGTGGCCGGACGCTGCGGTCCATGGCCGCCGGCGAGGATGCCGTACCACCGCAGCGCGCTCCTCAGGGACAGCCGCAGATGCTCACGGCTCTGTGGTACCGGCGCCAGCGCCTGCTGGCCAAGACGCTGCGGCACTGGTTCGAGAAGAGCTCCCGCGGCCAGGCGAAGCTGGAGCAGCGGCGGCAGGAGGAGGCGCTGGAGCGCAAGAAGGAGGAGGCGCGGCAGCGGCGGCGCGAGGTGAAGAGGCGGCTGCTGGAGGAGCTGGCCAGCGCCCCCCCGCGCAAGAGCGCGCGCCTGCTGCTGCACGCCTCGCGCGCCGCCGACGCCCCGCGCCCCGCCTCACCGCGCGCGCCCACCGGGGGCCGCCTGCCGCCGCGCCGCGCGCCCGCCATGGCGCCGGGCGTCACCGGCCTGCGCAACCTGGGCAACACCTGCTACATGAACTCCATCCTGCAGGTGCTCAGCCACCTCCAGAAGTTCCGCGAATGTTTTCTGAACCTCGACCCTTCCCAGACCCAGCAGCTGTTTCCTAAGGCCCCCAACGGGAAGGCTCCGCTCTCCGGCAGGCCGGCCGGCGGCTCCGCCACCGAGCTGTCGGCCAGGAGCGAGGGGGCTGACGCTTGCGAGCGGGAGGCCCTCTGCTTCAATGGCGGGGCCTCCATCAGCAGGAGCCTAGAACTCATCCAGAACAAGGAGCCGAGCTCGAAGCACATTTCCCTCTGTCACGAACTGCACACCCTTTTCCGAGTCATGTGGTCCGGAAAGTGGGCCCTGGTGTCGCCCTTCGCCATGCTTCACTCGGTGTGGAGCCTGATCCCCGCCTTCCGCGGCTACGACCAGCAGGACGCGCAGGAGTTCTTGTGCGAGCTGCTGCACAAAGTGCAGCAGGAGCTCGAGTCTGAGGGCACCACGCGCCGGATTctcatccccttctcccagaggaaGCTCACCAAACAGGTCTTAAAGGTGGTGAACACCATATTCCACGGGCAGCTACTCAGTCAG GTCACATGTGTATCATGCAATTACAAATCCAATACCATTGAGCCCTTTTGGGATCTGTCCCTGGAATTCCCTGAACGGTATCACTGCATAGAAAAGGGGTTTGTCCCTTTGAATCAGACAGAGTGCCTGCTCACTGAGATGCTGGCCAAGTTCACAGAGACAGAGGCCCTGGAAGGGAGAATCTACGCTTGTGACCAGTGTAACA GCAAACGACGAAAATCCAATCCCAAACCCCTTGTTCTGAGTGAAGCTAGAAAGCAGTTAATGATCTACAGACTACCTCAGGTTCTCCGGCTGCACCTTAAAAGATTCAG GTGGTCTGGCCGTAATCATCGAGAGAAGATTGGGGTCCATGTCGTCTTTGACCAGGTATTAACCATGGAACCTTACTGCTGCAGGGACATGCTCTCCTCTCTTGACAAAGAGACCTTTGCCTATGATCTCTCCGCAGTGGTCATGCATCACGGGAAAGGGTTTGGCTCAGGACACTACACAGCCTATTGCTACAACACAGAGGGAG GTTTTTGGGTccactgcaatgactcaaagctGAATGTATGCAGTGTCGAGGAAGTGTGCAAAACTCAAGCCTACATCCTTTTTTACACTCAAAGAACAGTTCAGGGCAATGCAAGAATTTCAGAAAACCAACTCCAAGCTCAGGTGCAGTCCAGCAACAACGATGAGGGCAGACCACGGCTCATCCCCTGA
- the USP49 gene encoding ubiquitin carboxyl-terminal hydrolase 49 isoform X3: protein MDRCKHVGRLRLAQDHSILNPQKWCCRECATTESVWACLKCSHVACGRYIEDHALKHFEETGHPLAMEVRDLYVFCYLCKDYVLNDNPEGDLKLLRSSLLAVRGQKQDPPLRRGRTLRSMAAGEDAVPPQRAPQGQPQMLTALWYRRQRLLAKTLRHWFEKSSRGQAKLEQRRQEEALERKKEEARQRRREVKRRLLEELASAPPRKSARLLLHASRAADAPRPASPRAPTGGRLPPRRAPAMAPGVTGLRNLGNTCYMNSILQVLSHLQKFRECFLNLDPSQTQQLFPKAPNGKAPLSGRPAGGSATELSARSEGADACEREALCFNGGASISRSLELIQNKEPSSKHISLCHELHTLFRVMWSGKWALVSPFAMLHSVWSLIPAFRGYDQQDAQEFLCELLHKVQQELESEGTTRRILIPFSQRKLTKQVLKVVNTIFHGQLLSQVTCVSCNYKSNTIEPFWDLSLEFPERYHCIEKGFVPLNQTECLLTEMLAKFTETEALEGRIYACDQCNSKRRKSNPKPLVLSEARKQLMIYRLPQVLRLHLKRFRWSGRNHREKIGVHVVFDQVFGSTAMTQS from the exons ATGGATAGATGCAAACATGTCGGGCGGTTGCGGCTCGCCCAGGACCACTCCATCCTGAACCCACAGAAGTGGTGCTGCCGGGAGTGCGCCACCACCGAGTCCGTGTGGGCTTGTCTCAAGTGCTCTCACGTGGCCTGCGGCCGCTACATCGAAGATCACGCCCTGAAACACTTTGAGGAGACCGGGCACCCGCTAGCCATGGAGGTCCGGGATCTGTACGTGTTCTGTTACCTGTGCAAGGACTACGTGCTCAACGACAACCCGGAGGGGGACCTGAAGCTGCTCAGAAGCTCCCTGCTGGCGGTCAGGGGCCAGAAGCAGGACCCGCCGCTGAGGCGTGGCCGGACGCTGCGGTCCATGGCCGCCGGCGAGGATGCCGTACCACCGCAGCGCGCTCCTCAGGGACAGCCGCAGATGCTCACGGCTCTGTGGTACCGGCGCCAGCGCCTGCTGGCCAAGACGCTGCGGCACTGGTTCGAGAAGAGCTCCCGCGGCCAGGCGAAGCTGGAGCAGCGGCGGCAGGAGGAGGCGCTGGAGCGCAAGAAGGAGGAGGCGCGGCAGCGGCGGCGCGAGGTGAAGAGGCGGCTGCTGGAGGAGCTGGCCAGCGCCCCCCCGCGCAAGAGCGCGCGCCTGCTGCTGCACGCCTCGCGCGCCGCCGACGCCCCGCGCCCCGCCTCACCGCGCGCGCCCACCGGGGGCCGCCTGCCGCCGCGCCGCGCGCCCGCCATGGCGCCGGGCGTCACCGGCCTGCGCAACCTGGGCAACACCTGCTACATGAACTCCATCCTGCAGGTGCTCAGCCACCTCCAGAAGTTCCGCGAATGTTTTCTGAACCTCGACCCTTCCCAGACCCAGCAGCTGTTTCCTAAGGCCCCCAACGGGAAGGCTCCGCTCTCCGGCAGGCCGGCCGGCGGCTCCGCCACCGAGCTGTCGGCCAGGAGCGAGGGGGCTGACGCTTGCGAGCGGGAGGCCCTCTGCTTCAATGGCGGGGCCTCCATCAGCAGGAGCCTAGAACTCATCCAGAACAAGGAGCCGAGCTCGAAGCACATTTCCCTCTGTCACGAACTGCACACCCTTTTCCGAGTCATGTGGTCCGGAAAGTGGGCCCTGGTGTCGCCCTTCGCCATGCTTCACTCGGTGTGGAGCCTGATCCCCGCCTTCCGCGGCTACGACCAGCAGGACGCGCAGGAGTTCTTGTGCGAGCTGCTGCACAAAGTGCAGCAGGAGCTCGAGTCTGAGGGCACCACGCGCCGGATTctcatccccttctcccagaggaaGCTCACCAAACAGGTCTTAAAGGTGGTGAACACCATATTCCACGGGCAGCTACTCAGTCAG GTCACATGTGTATCATGCAATTACAAATCCAATACCATTGAGCCCTTTTGGGATCTGTCCCTGGAATTCCCTGAACGGTATCACTGCATAGAAAAGGGGTTTGTCCCTTTGAATCAGACAGAGTGCCTGCTCACTGAGATGCTGGCCAAGTTCACAGAGACAGAGGCCCTGGAAGGGAGAATCTACGCTTGTGACCAGTGTAACA GCAAACGACGAAAATCCAATCCCAAACCCCTTGTTCTGAGTGAAGCTAGAAAGCAGTTAATGATCTACAGACTACCTCAGGTTCTCCGGCTGCACCTTAAAAGATTCAG GTGGTCTGGCCGTAATCATCGAGAGAAGATTGGGGTCCATGTCGTCTTTGACCAG GTTTTTGGGTccactgcaatgactcaaagctGA
- the USP49 gene encoding ubiquitin carboxyl-terminal hydrolase 49 isoform X2, with protein sequence MDRCKHVGRLRLAQDHSILNPQKWCCRECATTESVWACLKCSHVACGRYIEDHALKHFEETGHPLAMEVRDLYVFCYLCKDYVLNDNPEGDLKLLRSSLLAVRGQKQDPPLRRGRTLRSMAAGEDAVPPQRAPQGQPQMLTALWYRRQRLLAKTLRHWFEKSSRGQAKLEQRRQEEALERKKEEARQRRREVKRRLLEELASAPPRKSARLLLHASRAADAPRPASPRAPTGGRLPPRRAPAMAPGVTGLRNLGNTCYMNSILQVLSHLQKFRECFLNLDPSQTQQLFPKAPNGKAPLSGRPAGGSATELSARSEGADACEREALCFNGGASISRSLELIQNKEPSSKHISLCHELHTLFRVMWSGKWALVSPFAMLHSVWSLIPAFRGYDQQDAQEFLCELLHKVQQELESEGTTRRILIPFSQRKLTKQVLKVVNTIFHGQLLSQVTCVSCNYKSNTIEPFWDLSLEFPERYHCIEKGFVPLNQTECLLTEMLAKFTETEALEGRIYACDQCNSKRRKSNPKPLVLSEARKQLMIYRLPQVLRLHLKRFRWSGRNHREKIGVHVVFDQWSCITGKGLAQDTTQPIATTQREVFGSTAMTQS encoded by the exons ATGGATAGATGCAAACATGTCGGGCGGTTGCGGCTCGCCCAGGACCACTCCATCCTGAACCCACAGAAGTGGTGCTGCCGGGAGTGCGCCACCACCGAGTCCGTGTGGGCTTGTCTCAAGTGCTCTCACGTGGCCTGCGGCCGCTACATCGAAGATCACGCCCTGAAACACTTTGAGGAGACCGGGCACCCGCTAGCCATGGAGGTCCGGGATCTGTACGTGTTCTGTTACCTGTGCAAGGACTACGTGCTCAACGACAACCCGGAGGGGGACCTGAAGCTGCTCAGAAGCTCCCTGCTGGCGGTCAGGGGCCAGAAGCAGGACCCGCCGCTGAGGCGTGGCCGGACGCTGCGGTCCATGGCCGCCGGCGAGGATGCCGTACCACCGCAGCGCGCTCCTCAGGGACAGCCGCAGATGCTCACGGCTCTGTGGTACCGGCGCCAGCGCCTGCTGGCCAAGACGCTGCGGCACTGGTTCGAGAAGAGCTCCCGCGGCCAGGCGAAGCTGGAGCAGCGGCGGCAGGAGGAGGCGCTGGAGCGCAAGAAGGAGGAGGCGCGGCAGCGGCGGCGCGAGGTGAAGAGGCGGCTGCTGGAGGAGCTGGCCAGCGCCCCCCCGCGCAAGAGCGCGCGCCTGCTGCTGCACGCCTCGCGCGCCGCCGACGCCCCGCGCCCCGCCTCACCGCGCGCGCCCACCGGGGGCCGCCTGCCGCCGCGCCGCGCGCCCGCCATGGCGCCGGGCGTCACCGGCCTGCGCAACCTGGGCAACACCTGCTACATGAACTCCATCCTGCAGGTGCTCAGCCACCTCCAGAAGTTCCGCGAATGTTTTCTGAACCTCGACCCTTCCCAGACCCAGCAGCTGTTTCCTAAGGCCCCCAACGGGAAGGCTCCGCTCTCCGGCAGGCCGGCCGGCGGCTCCGCCACCGAGCTGTCGGCCAGGAGCGAGGGGGCTGACGCTTGCGAGCGGGAGGCCCTCTGCTTCAATGGCGGGGCCTCCATCAGCAGGAGCCTAGAACTCATCCAGAACAAGGAGCCGAGCTCGAAGCACATTTCCCTCTGTCACGAACTGCACACCCTTTTCCGAGTCATGTGGTCCGGAAAGTGGGCCCTGGTGTCGCCCTTCGCCATGCTTCACTCGGTGTGGAGCCTGATCCCCGCCTTCCGCGGCTACGACCAGCAGGACGCGCAGGAGTTCTTGTGCGAGCTGCTGCACAAAGTGCAGCAGGAGCTCGAGTCTGAGGGCACCACGCGCCGGATTctcatccccttctcccagaggaaGCTCACCAAACAGGTCTTAAAGGTGGTGAACACCATATTCCACGGGCAGCTACTCAGTCAG GTCACATGTGTATCATGCAATTACAAATCCAATACCATTGAGCCCTTTTGGGATCTGTCCCTGGAATTCCCTGAACGGTATCACTGCATAGAAAAGGGGTTTGTCCCTTTGAATCAGACAGAGTGCCTGCTCACTGAGATGCTGGCCAAGTTCACAGAGACAGAGGCCCTGGAAGGGAGAATCTACGCTTGTGACCAGTGTAACA GCAAACGACGAAAATCCAATCCCAAACCCCTTGTTCTGAGTGAAGCTAGAAAGCAGTTAATGATCTACAGACTACCTCAGGTTCTCCGGCTGCACCTTAAAAGATTCAG GTGGTCTGGCCGTAATCATCGAGAGAAGATTGGGGTCCATGTCGTCTTTGACCAG TGGTCATGCATCACGGGAAAGGGTTTGGCTCAGGACACTACACAGCCTATTGCTACAACACAGAGGGAG GTTTTTGGGTccactgcaatgactcaaagctGA